TTCGCCTCCACCTTCTGGATGCGACGCTCGAGCTCGCGCACGTTCTCGAGGTACTGATCCACCCGGCGACGATCGGTGGGGCCAAGCTGGCGCTTGAGCGCGCCCATTTCGCCCACCACCCAGTCGAGGATGCTGCCGTTGTCGCGGCGGCGCGCCGAGCGGTCGGCGTTGTCGCTGCCGGCACCGAAGAGCAGGTCGAAGGCTGCGCGCGGGTTGCGGATCATGGGCAGCGGCTCGTGCGGCGACGCCCAGCTGATCGTGTCGGTATAGGCGCACGAATAGTTGTACGTGCAGCCGCCGGCCTGGTCGAGGTTCTCGATGCACAGCTGCATGCTGGGGATCGGCGTGTCCTGTCCGATCTTGCGCGCCACGATCTGGTCGAAGCTGGTGCCCACGAACAGGTCACTCCCCTGCGTCTGCTTGGGGTGCGACTGCGTGAGGAACACGGCACTCGACCGGAAGTGGTCGCCCCCGATTTCCGGCGCCTCGAAGGCCTCGGCCATGCGACAGTCGGTGTTGCTGATGATCGAGAGGTGCTGCCGCCAGTCGGCGAGCGGTGAGAGCGCGCTGTCGTTGGACAACTCGAACTGCCGCCCCACCCCCTCGGGCGCCCACAGGTACTTGGACGCGCCCCACGTGTTGCTGCCGGCGGCGCCGTGCACCGACTCGATGCACACCAGGCGCTGGTGGCCGGCGGCCGCGGCGCGTCCCGAGCCGGCAAGGAATCGACCGGCCGGTTCCATGGCATCCAGGTATGGCAGCGCCACAGTGGCGCTCAATCCCTTCAGGAACGTGCGGCGTTCCAGTGTCTTCTGCGCGAGAAACTGCATCGTCGGTGCTCCGGAAAGGGTCAGTTCTGGTTCGCGTCGGCCGCGACCGGCTCGGCACGCTTGCTCTGGAAGGCCTTGCTGTTCACCACACCGATCACGAAGGCCGACATACGGTAGTTCTGCTTGGCGGCGTCGCGCACGATCGCGCGCACCGTGGTCATGTCATGGTCTTCCACGCGACGTCCGAGCGCGTAGGCCATGAGGTTCTCCGTGAAGTTCCGCATGAGCGGCAGGGGCCGCTTGAGCAGCGCCTTCGTGAGATCCGCCGTGGTGGTGATCGGCGTGCCGTCGTACAGGTTGCCCCGCGTGTCCAGCTGGGCGCCGTTCTCCCGGTAGCGGAGCTTGCCGGTCACGTCGAAGTTGTCGAGCGCGAGCCCAATGGGATCCATGAAGTTGTGGCACGACTTGCACGTGGGATTGTCGCGGTGCATCTCCATGCGCTCACGCGTGGTGAGCTGCTTGCCATCCTTCGCCCCCGCGGTCTGCTCGAGGTCGGGCACATTGGGCGGCGGCGGTGGCGGCGGCGCGCCCAGCAGCACTTCCATGACCCACTTGCCACGCAGCACCGGCGAGGTGCGGTTGCCCAGCGACGTTTGCACCAGCACGCTGCCGTGACCGAGCACGCCACGGCGCTGATCGTCGGCGTACGCCACCTTGCGGAAGTGCGTGCCACTGACACTGGGAATGCCGTAGTGCTTGGCCAGCCGCTCGTTCACGAACGTGGACTCGGCGGTGAAGGCGGTGAGCACGCTGCGGTCCCGGCGCACCATGTCCTCGAAGAACAGCTCCGTTTCCTTCTGCATCGCGTTGGCGAGCAGCTGGTCGAAGTCGGGGAAGAGGAACGCGTCGGGCTTCACCTTCTCGAGATCCTGCAGGCGCAACCATTGCGCGGCGAAGCGCGTGCTCAGCGCCTCGGCACGCGGGTCGGCGAGCATGCGCTTCACTTCGGCATTGAACACCACCGGCTGCGACAGGCGCTTCTGCCGGGCCAGGGTGAGCAGGCGCTCGTCGGGGATCGTGCTCCAGATGAAGAACGAGAGGCGCGTGGCCAACTCGAGATCGTCGATGCGGAAATCCTTCCCTTCGGCCACCCCGGCGGGCGTGCGCTCGAAGCGGAAGATGAAGTGCGGGCTGGCAAGCACGGCCTGCAGGCCGAGGCGCACACCATCCTCGAAGCCCTCCACGCCGCCCGTCTTGGCGCCGGTGTCGTAGAACTTCATGAGCGCCGCGCGATCGGTCTCGGTGAGCGGGCGGCGGTAGGCGCGCGTGGCCACCCGCTCGAGGATGCTCTGCGCGCAGACACGCTGCGCCGCCGGCGCGGTGGGAGCGCAGGTCAGGAGCTTGCGGCGGCTGGGCGAACTCGAGAGCCCGAGGATCTTGGTGGGCCCCGTGATGAGCACGTCCATGAGATACGCCGGCTCGGTGGTGCCGGCGGACCCGTTGCCCTGTGAGGCCCGCGACCACTCATGCGGCTTGATGAGATCCTCGTACGGACCGTCCACCTTCTTCACGAAGCTCACGCTCACCGTGCGCTGGCCGCCGGTGATGGTGAGCGGTTCGGTGAGCAGGTAGTCGGCACCGAGCGGCAGGTCGGCCGACTCGCTGTTGCGATTGACGCCGCGGTCGTAGCGCAGCAGCGCCACGCGCTCGCCATCGATGGAGACGTCGACATCCTCGATGGGGCGCCCCACACCGCCGCCCACGTTCACCCGCAGTTGATAGATGCCGTCGGCCGGGAAGGTGTGCTTGATCACCATACCGCCGCGCGTGCCATAGGGCGTGCCTTCGACCTGGTCCCACGGGTGCTGCGAGGTGAAGGGCGAGGTCTTGTAGAGCACCTGCGCCAGCCCCGCCTTGCGATCGCCGATCGCCATGCGGCTCACCGCCGACGCCGCGTTGAGGTAGCCCTCGAGCAGCGTGGGGGAGAGCGCCTGCACGTCGGAGATGTTGTCGAAGTTGGCGCTCTTCTGGTCGAGCGGCAGCCAGTCACCGGCGGTCACGTCGAGCCCAAGCAGGTCGCGCACCACGCGCTCGTACTCGGCACGATTGAGTCGCTGGAAGGAGCGTGTCCCCGGGTTGATGGGACGCGCGTCCATGGTCTGCTCGAGCGTTTCCGCGAGGGCGAGGAGTGTATCGCCGCCGGGGCGCTTGGAACCCGGCGGGGGCATCATCTCCGCGCGCAGCTTGCGAATGATCTTTTCGGTGGCGTCGCTCTCGGTGGCTGTCGCGAGGCTGTAGCCGCGCAGGTTGAGATTGCCGCGGCGCATGGTGGGGTTGTGGCAGGAGCCACAGTACTTCTGCACCGTGCTGTCGAGCGCGGCGATCGCCACGCCGCGCGCACCGAATTTCGCCGGCGCGCGCGTGGGGGTTATGGAACGCGACAGCACCGGATGCGTCGCTGCCACGCCGCCAGCGGCGGGACGGGCGGGCGCGCGATCACGAACTGCGGGGACCGGATTGGGGGTGAGC
The DNA window shown above is from Gemmatimonas sp. and carries:
- a CDS encoding DUF1552 domain-containing protein, whose translation is MQFLAQKTLERRTFLKGLSATVALPYLDAMEPAGRFLAGSGRAAAAGHQRLVCIESVHGAAGSNTWGASKYLWAPEGVGRQFELSNDSALSPLADWRQHLSIISNTDCRMAEAFEAPEIGGDHFRSSAVFLTQSHPKQTQGSDLFVGTSFDQIVARKIGQDTPIPSMQLCIENLDQAGGCTYNYSCAYTDTISWASPHEPLPMIRNPRAAFDLLFGAGSDNADRSARRRDNGSILDWVVGEMGALKRQLGPTDRRRVDQYLENVRELERRIQKVEAKNSSGEERALPEAPVGVPDSFEEHMKLMFDIQVLAFQSDMTRVFSFKTGRDASSRVYPESGTNKGFHPASHHGGRESAIMEFNLINKYHVAMMPYFLKRLKETQEGDSNLLDNTLIVYGSPMADGNVHNHRRCPLILMGGSNMIPGNTHLKAPDGTPMADVFLSLLHRYNIDTPSFGDSVTPFALYTNA
- a CDS encoding DUF1592 domain-containing protein; the encoded protein is MKVLLAWSGITATVTMVSSLLTPNPVPAVRDRAPARPAAGGVAATHPVLSRSITPTRAPAKFGARGVAIAALDSTVQKYCGSCHNPTMRRGNLNLRGYSLATATESDATEKIIRKLRAEMMPPPGSKRPGGDTLLALAETLEQTMDARPINPGTRSFQRLNRAEYERVVRDLLGLDVTAGDWLPLDQKSANFDNISDVQALSPTLLEGYLNAASAVSRMAIGDRKAGLAQVLYKTSPFTSQHPWDQVEGTPYGTRGGMVIKHTFPADGIYQLRVNVGGGVGRPIEDVDVSIDGERVALLRYDRGVNRNSESADLPLGADYLLTEPLTITGGQRTVSVSFVKKVDGPYEDLIKPHEWSRASQGNGSAGTTEPAYLMDVLITGPTKILGLSSSPSRRKLLTCAPTAPAAQRVCAQSILERVATRAYRRPLTETDRAALMKFYDTGAKTGGVEGFEDGVRLGLQAVLASPHFIFRFERTPAGVAEGKDFRIDDLELATRLSFFIWSTIPDERLLTLARQKRLSQPVVFNAEVKRMLADPRAEALSTRFAAQWLRLQDLEKVKPDAFLFPDFDQLLANAMQKETELFFEDMVRRDRSVLTAFTAESTFVNERLAKHYGIPSVSGTHFRKVAYADDQRRGVLGHGSVLVQTSLGNRTSPVLRGKWVMEVLLGAPPPPPPPNVPDLEQTAGAKDGKQLTTRERMEMHRDNPTCKSCHNFMDPIGLALDNFDVTGKLRYRENGAQLDTRGNLYDGTPITTTADLTKALLKRPLPLMRNFTENLMAYALGRRVEDHDMTTVRAIVRDAAKQNYRMSAFVIGVVNSKAFQSKRAEPVAADANQN